The Bacillota bacterium genome includes the window TAAGGAAGCAGCAAGCACAAGAGAGTAAATTACAGCAACTAAGAGCCGCAGGGATTGCATTTAAGGTAAAGTATGAGAAAAAACCTAAAAAACAGTCTATACCCAATAGATTGAGCGATTTAACAACTCCGGAGGAAGAAAAGGAAGAATGTCAGGAAACGGTGGAAGCAACATTGAAGGTATACCGGCAGCTGCTGCCGGGATTGCTTTGTCGGCTAAAGCACATAGAGGATCCAAGGAATCCTGTGAAAATAAAACACAAGCTTACGGTATTAATGGTATATGGAATCTTGTTTTTCGTTTACCAGGTATCATCAAGGCGTGAGGCAAATAGGGAGATGAGCAAGCCGATATTTTATGAGAACCTGAAAGCAATGTTTCCGGAGCTTGAGACCTTACCTCATGCGGATACGCTTGCGAGGCTTTTGGAAAGAATAAAGGACTGTGAGAGAAAAGCCTTTTACCGTCTTGCAGAAAAGATAAAGAAGAGATTCCCAAGGCTAAAGATAGCAGTGGTGTTGGATGGACTTTATGCATGCGGACCTGTAATCAGGTTATGCAGGCAGTATAAGTGGGATTACATGATAGTACTAAAAGAAGATGCTTTAAAGGAAGTATGGAGAGAAGCTACAGGCCTGATGCGTTTGGAACCAAAAAATACTCTGACATGCGTATGGGGAGATAGAATCCAG containing:
- a CDS encoding transposase family protein, encoding MSKREEWLIRKQQAQESKLQQLRAAGIAFKVKYEKKPKKQSIPNRLSDLTTPEEEKEECQETVEATLKVYRQLLPGLLCRLKHIEDPRNPVKIKHKLTVLMVYGILFFVYQVSSRREANREMSKPIFYENLKAMFPELETLPHADTLARLLERIKDCERKAFYRLAEKIKKRFPRLKIAVVLDGLYACGPVIRLCRQYKWDYMIVLKEDALKEVWREATGLMRLEPKNTLTCVWGDRIQ